In a genomic window of Myotis daubentonii chromosome X, mMyoDau2.1, whole genome shotgun sequence:
- the LOC132223700 gene encoding DDB1- and CUL4-associated factor 8-like → MSAYGHSAGGSGDQSGREARVRTSGDLRGMSPAQRRCGVSRHRGGSGDAVAPLLASGDPENDSMVPGIQGARAEATGEYLCSDREPGEEGAAAAEEAEEVEGGEEAAQAQHGAQSGGAWPAQRVSQGDKALETWVSSETSALPRPRWQVLTALRDRQLGSSTRFVYEACGARAFVQRFRLQYGLQGHSGCVNSVHFNQRGTWLASGSDDLTAIIWDWVRQRPVMAFNTGHRNNVFQAKFLPNCGDSTLVTCARDGQVRVAQLPAISLSRVSKHVAQHRGACHKVALVPDSPVRFLTAGEDAVVYDIDLRQDRPASRVVVTKEKESRVGLYTVFVNPANIYQFAVGGRDQFVRIYDQRKIDETDNNGVLKKFCPHHLVHCESQPLITCLVYSHDGTELLVSYNDEDIYLFHSSHPDGAQYVKRYKGHRNNATVKGVSFYGPRSEFVVSGSDCGHIFLWEKSSCQIVQFLEGDRAGNINCLEPHPYLPVMATSGLDHDPKIWAPTAKATTKLLGLKDLIKKNKRDRDGDGSGHSHLIQNNMLSFLMHHITRRSHPLPGRRPRAPLEERVLDAESDESSRSSDASEEEES, encoded by the coding sequence ATGTCTGCCTATGGGCACAGCGCAGGGGGCTCCGGGGACCAGTCAGGGCGGGAGGCCCGGGTGCGAACATCCGGGGACCTGCGTGGAATGTCCCCGGCCCAGAGGCGCTGCGGAGTAAGCAGGCACAGAGGCGGCAGCGGGGACGCCGTCGCTCCCCTCCTGGCCAGCGGAGACCCCGAAAATGACAGCATGGTCCCGGGGATCCAGGGAGCCAGAGCAGAAGCCACAGGCGAGTACTTGTGCTCGGACCGAGAGCCCGGAGAGgaaggggcggcggcggcggaggaagCAGAGGAAGTGGAGGGGGGCGAGGAGGCGGCCCAGGCGCAGCATGGCGCGCAGAGCGGCGGGGCCTGGCCTGCCCAGCGCGTGTCCCAGGGGGACAAGGCCCTGGAGACCTGGGTGTCCTCGGAGACCTCGGCCCTGCCCCGGCCGCGCTGGCAGGTGCTCACTGCGCTGCGCGATCGCCAGCTGGGCTCCAGCACCCGCTTCGTGTATGAGGCCTGTGGGGCCCGCGCCTTTGTGCAGCGCTTCCGCCTGCAGTACGGGCTGCAGGGCCACAGCGGCTGCGTCAACAGCGTGCACTTCAACCAGCGCGGCACCTGGCTGGCCAGCGGCAGTGACGACCTCACGGCCATCATCTGGGACTGGGTGCGCCAGCGCCCCGTCATGGCCTTTAACACGGGCCACAGAAATAACGTCTTTCAGGCCAAGTTCCTGCCCAACTGCGGCGACTCCACCCTGGTCACGTGTGCCCGCGACGGGCAGGTGCGCGTGGCACAGCTGCCCGCTATCTCGCTGAGCAGGGTTTCCAAGCATGTGGCCCAGCACAGGGGGGCCTGCCACAAGGTGGCCCTGGTGCCCGACTCCCCTGTCAGGTTCCTCACAGCGGGGGAAGATGCGGTTGTCTATGACATTGACCTCAGGCAGGACCGCCCAGCTTCCAGGGTGGTGGTCACCAAAGAGAAGGAGTCCAGGGTGGGCCTGTACACAGTCTTTGTGAATCCTGCCAATATTTACCAGTTTGCTGTCGGGGGGAGGGACCAGTTTGTGAGAATTTATGACCAGAGGAAAATCGATGAGACTGACAATAACGGGGTGCTCAAGAAGTTCTGCCCTCATCACCTGGTCCACTGTGAGTCCCAGCCATTAATCACCTGCCTGGTGTACAGCCACGACGGCACAGAGCTCCTGGTCAGCTACAACGACGAAGATATCTACCTCTTCCACTCCTCCCACCCGGATGGGGCCCAGTACGTGAAGCGATACAAGGGCCACAGAAATAATGCCACGGTCAAAGGTGTCAGTTTCTACGGGCCCCGGAGTGAGTTTGTGGTGAGCGGCAgtgattgcgggcacatcttcCTCTGGGAGAAGTCGTCCTGTCAGATCGTTCAGTTCTTggagggggacagggcagggaacaTCAACTGTCTTGAGCCCCATCCTTACCTGCCTGTGATGGCGACCAGTGGCCTAGACCACGATCCCAAGATCTGGGCACCCACGGCTAAAGCGACCACCAAGCTTCTCGGCTTAAAGGACCTGATTAAGAAGAACAAGCGGGATCGAGATGGAGACGGCTCGGGCCACAGCCACCTGATTCAGAATAACATGCTTTCGTTCCTCATGCATCACATCACACGCAGAAGTCATCCCCTTCCAGGGCGTCGTCCCAGGGCACCTCTTGAAGAGAGAGTCCTGGATGCAGAGTCAGATGAGTCTTCTCGCTCCTCAGATGCATCCGAGGAGGAAGAAAGCTAA